A genomic segment from Nitrospinota bacterium encodes:
- a CDS encoding ABC transporter ATP-binding protein yields the protein MLQIEGLSSGYGNNKVLDEVSLYVHEGEVVTIIGPNGAGKSTVFKSIVGFCRILGGKIRFRGEEITRIRADKALQKGLAYVPQGRIVFPHMTVLENLEMGAFLERNAARLSAGLEKVFALFPLLKERHYQKAGTMSGGEQQMLAIGRGLMMDPDLVLLDEPSLGLAPKFVGFIFEKIAELRSMGTTLVIVEQNAAKALSIADRGYVLELGCNRFTDTGPGLLANEEVKRLYLGG from the coding sequence ATCCTCCAGATTGAGGGCCTCTCGTCCGGCTACGGGAACAACAAGGTCTTGGATGAGGTCTCGCTCTACGTCCATGAAGGTGAGGTCGTAACTATTATCGGCCCCAACGGGGCCGGCAAATCGACCGTTTTCAAATCCATTGTTGGGTTCTGCCGAATATTGGGGGGGAAGATCCGGTTTCGGGGCGAAGAGATTACGAGGATTCGGGCCGATAAGGCTCTGCAGAAGGGATTGGCCTATGTGCCTCAGGGTCGCATCGTCTTCCCCCACATGACAGTTCTAGAGAACTTGGAGATGGGCGCCTTCCTGGAGAGAAACGCCGCCCGCTTGAGCGCCGGCCTTGAGAAGGTCTTCGCCCTCTTCCCGCTCCTGAAGGAGCGGCATTACCAGAAGGCAGGCACCATGAGCGGCGGCGAGCAGCAGATGCTGGCGATCGGCCGGGGGCTGATGATGGACCCTGATCTGGTGCTTCTCGACGAACCTTCCCTCGGCCTCGCCCCCAAGTTCGTCGGCTTTATATTCGAGAAGATTGCCGAGCTACGCTCCATGGGCACGACCCTGGTCATCGTGGAACAGAACGCCGCCAAAGCGCTGAGCATTGCCGACCGGGGGTACGTCCTGGAGCTCGGATGTAACCGCTTTACCGATACGGGTCCGGGATTGCTGGCCAACGAAGAGGTCAAGCGCCTCTACCTCGGCGGATGA
- a CDS encoding ABC transporter ATP-binding protein, with amino-acid sequence MRNDAILVVEDLSKNFGGIKAVNHCTMAFKTQVINGLIGPNGSGKTTLFNLISGLYKPDGGAIYYKGESITNLKAYQVTRRGIGRTFQINRVFPELTAYENLVASAPKGGERENRDQAEELLAFVDLDPLRDEFAGNLSYGQQRLLEFVRVLMLDPEIILLDEPAAGVNRTLLNKLLDFILQLRDQGKSFIIVEHDMKVVMNFCEWIYVMDYGSKIAEGAPADIQNDPKVIEAYFGRH; translated from the coding sequence ATGCGTAACGACGCTATTTTGGTGGTAGAAGACCTTTCGAAGAATTTCGGCGGTATCAAGGCCGTCAACCACTGCACGATGGCATTTAAAACCCAAGTCATAAACGGCCTCATCGGACCCAACGGCAGCGGCAAAACGACCCTGTTCAACCTCATCTCCGGCCTCTACAAACCCGACGGAGGCGCCATCTATTACAAGGGCGAGTCTATCACGAACCTCAAGGCCTATCAGGTTACCAGGAGAGGTATCGGCCGGACGTTTCAGATCAATCGGGTTTTTCCCGAGCTTACGGCTTATGAGAACCTCGTTGCCTCGGCTCCTAAAGGTGGTGAGCGAGAAAACCGCGACCAGGCTGAGGAGCTGTTGGCCTTCGTAGACCTCGACCCTCTCCGGGACGAGTTCGCCGGTAATCTCTCCTACGGACAGCAGAGGCTTCTTGAGTTCGTCCGGGTTCTCATGCTCGACCCCGAGATCATCCTCCTCGATGAGCCTGCCGCCGGCGTCAACAGGACCCTGCTTAACAAGCTCCTCGACTTTATTCTCCAACTTCGGGACCAAGGCAAGAGCTTCATCATCGTCGAGCACGACATGAAAGTAGTGATGAACTTTTGCGAGTGGATCTATGTCATGGACTACGGCAGCAAGATTGCAGAAGGAGCGCCCGCCGACATCCAGAATGACCCGAAGGTCATTGAGGCGTACTTTGGACGGCACTGA